In Tiliqua scincoides isolate rTilSci1 chromosome 1, rTilSci1.hap2, whole genome shotgun sequence, the following are encoded in one genomic region:
- the LOC136644638 gene encoding olfactory receptor 5J3-like — MAVDNSTMVTEFILVGLTDRLELQLPLFVIFLVIYVLTLAGNLGMIVLIRINPQLHTPMYFFLHNLSVVDLCYSSVFFPKLLMNFMQSKTISYAGCITQHCFFVVFVSTEGFLLAAMAYDRYVAVCNPLLYTALMTKRVCIQLVVGSYLGGILNSFTHTSGLLRLSFCTHRTINHFFCDTPAVLKVACSDIHINELLLVTFSGIVALSTLLFIIISYLCIISSVLKIQSSEGKIKAFSTCASHLTVVTLFYGPVSLSHLQPSSMYSQEQEKVSAVFYTLLVPMLNPLIYSLRNKEVKDAVKNMISRNRGRGVFHM, encoded by the coding sequence ATGGCTGTGGACAATTCCACCATGGTGACAGAATTCATTCTTGTTGGACTCACAGACCGGTTAGAGCTCCAGCTTCCTCTCTTTGTTATATTCCTGGTGATCTACGTTCTAACATTGGCTGGGAATTTGGGAATGATTGTACTGATCAGGATCAATCCCCAGCTTCACACTCCTATGTACTTCTTCCTCCACAATCTCTCTGTGGTTGATCTCTGTTATTCTTCCGTCTTTTTCCCAAAGCTGCTGATGAATTTCATGCAATCAAAAACCATTTCTTATGCTGGATGCATCACCCAACAttgcttttttgttgtgtttgtgAGCACGGAAGGGTTCCTGCTAGCAGCAATGGCATATGACCGTTATGTGGCCGTTTGTAATCCACTGCTCTATACTGCCCTTATGACCAAAAGGGTCTGCATTCAACTAGTAGTAGGGTCATATTTAGGAGGAATACTGAATTCTTTCACACATACATCTGGCTTGCTCAGACTATCATTCTGTACTCATAGAACAATCAATCACTTTTTTTGTGATACCCCAGCTGTATTGAAAGTTGCATGCTCAGATATCCACATTAATGAACTTTTGTTGGTTACCTTCTCTGGGATCGTTGCTCTTTCTACCCTCCTGTTCATCATAATTTCCTACTTGTGCATTATCTCCTCAGTCCTAAAGATCCAGTCTTCTGAGGGCAAAATcaaagccttctccacctgtgCCTCCCATCTGACAGTCGTGACCTTGTTCTATGGACCTGTAAGCTTAAGTCACTTACAACCCAGCTCCATGTACTCTCAGGAGCAAGAGAAAGTCTCAGCTGTGTTCTACACTCTGTTAGTCCCAATGCTGAATCCGCTCATCTACAGTTTGAGGAACAAGGAGGTAAAGGATGCTGTGAAGAACATGATCAGCAGAAACCGCGGGAGGGGGGTCTTTCATATGTAA